Proteins encoded in a region of the Vitis riparia cultivar Riparia Gloire de Montpellier isolate 1030 chromosome 7, EGFV_Vit.rip_1.0, whole genome shotgun sequence genome:
- the LOC117918129 gene encoding CLAVATA3/ESR (CLE)-related protein TDIF-like: protein MDIDLLWALGGWFLVPDCMAAFRTTTISETSTKSHPFLLFLALLFILLILVHPAHQSRPSAMDSSNITPSQRLLLSSDSSPTSTVNLHPKQTHASSSPSSSSSAASSRREFKAGAHEVPSGPNPISNR from the coding sequence ATGGATATTGATCTCTTGTGGGCTCTTGGGGGGTGGTTTCTTGTTCCTGATTGCATGGCAGCATTTAGAACAACAACAATCTCTGAAACCTCCACAAAATCACacccttttcttctctttctagCCCTTCTCTTCATCCTCCTCATCCTTGTCCACCCTGCTCACCAGTCAAGGCCTTCAGCCATGGATTCTTCAAACATTACTCCATCCCAAAGGCTCCTCCTCTCTTCAGACTCATCTCCCACTTCCACTGTGAACCTGCACCCCAAGCAGACCCATGCCTCTTcttctccctcttcttcctCATCCGCGGCGTCTTCTCGTAGAGAGTTTAAAGCCGGTGCTCATGAAGTCCCCAGCGGCCCAAATCCGATATCGAACAGGTAA